A stretch of Pygocentrus nattereri isolate fPygNat1 chromosome 8, fPygNat1.pri, whole genome shotgun sequence DNA encodes these proteins:
- the LOC108419350 gene encoding interleukin-17 receptor A: MIFVFLLLSVMTEHVSPLGLIKDPPVQCSQEGLSCSFNISKSQCSHEGWVKLRQDCPMLPEVQADVSFKADESEDMVPILLLTITEPADGSIFSLQGTEVHVREVTTNSSLCIRYMFPKKITSILTPDMKPWSFTLDRVVVNPGLTYNVSVSNLPKPDVGSQAVVQNIVVPGCTEDPSIQKLTVCLENGSLWDPNPTWSFSDTENDGGVITVTFNTGKFSELYIVGLHHPDFDTNFSLPVSKDNCTSVNVTFWLNALQLKHSVFVLVIKPFFVRCMNSCSEYQKKLRIPEKVQICSCPEINITNRQYFSWAVFGLAGLVICAFYAALLHSNSKEDSYSSSYNTSDKEEVESVPVQRPSKVFIIYSLDHPLYKEIVLKLCAFLRAKCGTEVTLDLLDFTWLSTVGSIQWLDMQREKLSRSSDKVLILCSPGVYAKWKGMCGGRRVMTREDVRSPMGDMLSPALSLIVPDFVHASSFHKYIVAYLDDVCNEKDVPGLFNVAVKYQLMKHFEELFFRLIDKEKHEPGRIKQVDGISGDDYFNSSPGRALKDAIEAFQAYQMANPNWFEMELVDADREVEENDLEWDCTCVLQNQLWATEITTPALVNSIGDQMHEAKPVTPNAESTVLDVSLNGIYPTATLMSTLSSHISHLGNPNKAAEAVVASL, translated from the exons atgatttttgtctttttgttgcTTTCAGTCATGACAGAACACGTTTCTCCTCTTGGTCTGATAAAGGATCCTCCAGTGCAGTGCTCCCAGGAG GGTTTGTCATGCAGTTTTAATATAA GTAAGTCACAGTGTTCACACGAAGGCTGGGTGAAGCTGAGGCAGGACTGTCCCATGTTGCCTGAAGTGCAGGCTGACGTGTCATTTAAGGCAGACGAGAGTGAAGACATGGTTCCTATTCTATTACTCACTATCACTGAACCAGCTGATG gaAGCATTTTCAGTCTACAGGGGACGGAGGTGCATGTGCGTGAGGTCACCACTAACAGCAGTCTATGTATTCGCTACATGTTCCCTAAAAAAATAACATCGATTTTAACGCCGGATATGAAGCCA TGGTCTTTCACTTTGGACCGAGTTGTGGTCAATCCAGGGTTGACCTATAACGTTTCTGTATCTAATTTACCGAAGCCGGATGTGGGGAGCCAAGCAGTAGTGCAGAATATTGTTGTTCCAG gATGTACAGAAGATCCCAGCATCCAAAAGCTCACAGTGTGCTTGGAAAATG GCAGCCTCTGGGATCCCAACCCCACCTGGTCATTTTCAGACACTGAGAACGACGGAGGAGTAATCACAGTGACCTTTAATACTGGAAAGTTCTCTGAGCTGTACATAGTGGGCCTTCACCATCCTGATTTTGACACCAACTTTTCACTCCCAGTCTCAAAG GACAATTGTACATCAGTCAATGTCACTTTCTGGCTGAATGCTTTGCAGTTAAAACACTCTGTTTTTGTCTTGGTG ATTAAACCATTCTTTGTGAGGTGCATGAATAGCTGTTCAGAGTACCAAAAAAAGTTAAGAATACCAGAAAAAGTTCAAATCTGCTCAT GCCCTGAAATTAATATCACCAATAGACAGTACTTTTCTTGGGCTGTTTTTGGCCTAGCGGGGCTCGTAATTTGTGCTTTCTACGCTGCCCTGCTGCACAGCAACTCAAAGGAGG ATTcatattcttcttcttataACACCTCTGACAAGGAGGAAGTGGAAAGTGTTCCAGTGCAAAGGCCTAGTAAAGTCTTCATTATCTACTCTCTGGATCATCCCTTATACAAAGAGATTGTCCTTAAGCTGTGTGCCTTCCTAAGAGCAAAGTGTGGCACTGAAGTTACCCTGGACTTGCTGGATTTCACCTGGCTGAGTACTGTGGGCAGCATCCAGTGGCTGGACATGCAAAGAGAGAAACTGTCCAGGTCTTCGGATAAAGTGCTGATCTTATGTTCTCCAGGGGTGTATGCCAAGTGGAAGGGAATGTGCGGAGGGAGGAGGGTGATGACAAGGGAGGATGTCCGGTCTCCTATGGGAGACATGCTCAGCCCGGCCCTTTCCCTCATTGTACCAGATTTTGTGCATGCTTCTTCTTTCCACAAGTACATTGTGGCTTATTTAGATGACGTGTGTAATGAGAAGGACGTGCCTGGTCTGTTTAACGTGGCAGTGAAGTACCAACTGAtgaagcactttgaggaactcttCTTCAGGCTCATAGACAAGGAGAAGCATGAACCTGGAAGGATTAAACAGGTTGACGGTATCAGTGGAGATGACTATTTCAACTCTTCGCCTGGAAGAGCCTTGAAAGATGCCATTGAGGCTTTTCAGGCTTACCAAATGGCAAACCCCAACTGGTTTGAAATGGAGCTTGTAGATGCAGATAGAGAAGTTGAGGAAAATGACCTTGAGTGGGACTGTACCTGTGTTCTTCAGAACCAGCTATGGGCCACCGAGATCACAACTCCTGCACTCGTCAACAGCATTGGAGATCAAATGCATGAAGCAAAGCCTGTAACACCAAATGCTGAATCTACAGTCTTAGACGTCTCCTTAAATGGCATTTATCCCACAGCCACTTTAATGTCCACACTGAGCAGCCATATCAGTCACTTAGGAAACCCAAACAAAGCTGCAGAGGCAGTCGTCGCCTCTTTGTAA